The Branchiostoma floridae strain S238N-H82 chromosome 1, Bfl_VNyyK, whole genome shotgun sequence sequence CAAGTTTCTGTACGCCTGCTTTGGCTGCACTATACTACACGCCTGTTTAGTTGCGCGACACCACTTCGCGGTTTACTTTCCTTTAATTGACAGTATCCCTTCTACTTTGATAGTTTATATTCTTGTTGCCtgtgtaaaatacatgtaaagatCACCAGCGCAACTGACTTTCCCCTTGCAGGCCATGCAAGAGATGGGCAAACAAAATTCAACGTGACTTCATTGGTTTGTCTTATCTAGAAAGTAATGCACATTAAACCGACATGTTTGATTTGAAAGCTTTATTGTAACATTTTTCACACAGGTGCAGCATTCTCACACTTACTGTGGTTACATACGTTCGTGGAGCTATTGGTGAAAATAGCTATTGGTACAGATATTGTAATCATACACTTGAATATGTGGATTAATGTACTTCTACATTCGTCATATCTTCATATCGGAGGATTTTGGTAGTCCAACATACTACTCATTTTGGATAACTACCAAAATTCTCCAAGTCATATTTAAAGGGTGTTTGCACCTGAAGAATTATACCAGTAAACAAGCATACATGTAAAGCAACTTCACAGCTCTTCAGACTGGACATAGTTTTACAGACTGGACATAGAATAATCCAGACACTAACAGATAACTATTGTGACACATAaaccatacatatatatatattgtatttgcaATGTCAAGTCCACTGAATCATCTTGTTGATTAAATGCTTGAGGATACACGCGACAAGCGGGCCAACAATGATGTTGCTATGATATACGTGTTCCATTGCtcttatttgattttttttcatcctgGTCAGTTTTGAGAACTTGCTACTAGACCGTCGATATGACGTTTGGTAAGATAATCCAGGTGATTTAATGATGGTTCTAATAACTGCGGCAAAGTGAAGCTTGATTACTGTTAATAAGAGTCATTCTGCCTTTCTTGACACAAAATGACTTCATCATGACCTTGGTCATCTTCGCCAACCTTGGCGCTGGACCTTTATGCCACAACTTAGTACGTTCAACTGAGAACCGGTTCTTGCAGTTCTGACAGCTAGGTCTTCTTACTCGTGGAGACCATATTAGTGTCCAGAACACTTTTTTCACCCTTAAGACTTTAGGTGGCTGTGTTAGGACCTACTGGCACAGGTATAGCTATTGAAGAGAAGATGGTATAATCATGGACAATACACACTTCTCTTCCCTTGCTATCCCTGTGGCGAGGTTCTGCGCGCATTTATTCACGGTTCTTTTATGCAGTCTACTTTGGTACAGTGGCAGCATCTTCATCGTCAGAAATCAGGGGCCATTGCTCATCAGAAGGCTGTTGTTGTCCTGTTGATGGAGCTGTTTCAGTAGCAAAATCTTCAGAACCAGCATCTTCCTGCACCTAAGGTATGATAGGATGCATGTCAGCCATGCATATGTCACATGCAGAAGCTATGTGTGGACAGCGCTacaagacacacatacatgaaGGCATCTATGCGTACATAAAAACAGCACATAATTTCcaatatacataatttaaaaTTTGTAGGCCACATTGTAAATTGACTAATAGGAGCTTTTGAAAAGAAACTGTTAGGATATGAGTGCAATTCGGGACCAACTGGTAGACAGAAACACACCTGTATTGCGATTGAGGTGGGCTCAGTGCGGTCTTGTCCACTCTCCTGCTCGGCTTCGACTGTGACTGCAGGTCCTGCAGGCGCCTGAACGACCTCATCATCTACTGGTGCAGGGGGTACTGGAATCTGTACGAGACCTCCTTGATTTTCTATAAGTACAAAACCGGATTAGCTAGATACTGTGGCAGCTCTTCTGCTAAACAAGGAAACCGTAATCTAATTTCATAAAGGAGATGATGGCCTTCTTTTTATCAACTACTGTTTACTCTGTAGTGTTGTAAAATCAATTATCCTGTAATGTTTATTCACTTATTTCTATCGTGACGCCTTCAACAAGCTTGTGTAAATAACTACTTGTATTGTGCCGTTACCTTGGTCCCTGTGCTGTTCCTCATCATGGCGCCTTCTGTACCACAGCTTGTACAAAAGGACCGCAGCCAGCATGGACAGCACCAGGACAGGCACTCCAACACCCACTCCGATCTTCCATTGATCTGAAAGAGAGAACATTTGTATGCCATTAATTGTGTATCAGCATGTAGAAAAGCAAGTTTAAGATGGTATtgacaaaatattgttttcctaCAAGTATCCCGATGGGTTGTtttcgatcaatcaatcaatcaatcgatagATCGATAGATTGACTTAGATTTACTAAGAAACAAACGTTCTGAAGAATGTGCCATTTGATCCTTGTTGGGGAATCCCCAATCGCTAGGCTTTTGAAGGCAGAGGCAGAGTAAATATGAGCTAATGGGTTATGTCATTCAAAGTAAACATTGCTTTGTTCTTGAGTCTTGACCATATAAGGCAACAATACTCAGTcacacatttttgtttgttttctttcgaTCACTCCTTACCTCTGAATGTGGCCTCTGACCCAAGGTTACTGCCATTGAACTAACGTTATAGGGAGACTACAGTTCTTGGGAATTCACCAACCTCTGATGAGTTTTCgtacatgatatgatatgatgaagTGACTTAGACATAGAactgtcaataaagattacttACCAGGCGTCTTGGAACCTTTTCCTGGTGTACCTTCAAGAAAAACGTCAACTTGTCAGGTGAAAACGtatctgtacaaaaatatcttagAAGTGGCTGCATCTATTCATGCTATATGCTATGTGACAGATAAAATGAATAGGAagacaattatatatataaacttaATTCAGATCTAATCTATtaccaaaaaatgacacaatgatACCCTGCAGGAGGCAAGCCAATAAACTTTTCTgtgtcatttcatttcattatatTGTAAATAGCATGGTCGCCGATAAAAAGGAAAAGGGAAAACAAGAAGTAGAACTCACCACAAAGTGCGCAATATGGAGAATCCGGGTACTTGGTGCATGTATCACACGCAACACAGTTCCCTAGGCCATCGGGCACTTCACCAGCGGCACATGCAGCCAAGGCTATATTAAGTGCGGCAGGTGCATCTGTAACAGCAGAAGGTATGGTCTAAGATTTGACAGACgaatttttttaacattttgacacttttccaaaatatttgagGGGCATCATAAAGGAAGACTGTTGAACATGAACTGAAAGACCATGCGTGTTTACGATGAGATGCATCTGATGCATGTTTGCTCACCTTCAGTATTGCCAAATGCCAAAGCCATGGCCATGATGGCTGCTGCCGTCCCCACTTTGTTCCTAATCGACATTATACAACGCTACTTCGACCAAAGGTAGCCTGCAAATCACCAACCTGTAAATTGAACCGAGGCAAAGTCAATTACAGCTTTGATATGGTTAACCTTTGCTCCCGTCATGGCACTACCTAGAAGTATATGTGGACGCCTCGACGTAAAAATAAACCCGTCGACAGTCGAGAAATGTACAAAGAAACGCACGGAAGCATCAGACAAACAGTTTGTTAACTTTAAGTCTTTATTATCTGTACCATCGCAGTAACTTTCCATTCAACCTTTATAATAGGCGGCGACGGGAACGGTCACCTGGCATTATGATTAATTACGCACGGGACTTTCCAATGTCTGCCGATGGGGATTCCCGGCCCCGCATACCTGTACAACAGTTAGTCATATCCGGACCCGGCCATTTAACGGTCCGGAATTTGCGCATTCTATCACACCCAGTGGGAAATTGGCCATCGGTCAGAAAATGATAGATTCAAATTATCTGAAGAAACCCAAAAAATGCATATCCAACCACATTCATGGCCGGTAACGTGTGAAACAAACAATACCGCGAGGCTTGTAAGGTAGCCAGGCCGGAAGTGGGACAAATGGCAAACATTATAACAgttagtagtactagtagttttcgCCGTTATATCATAATTACACAGTAACAATAACCACACTACTGCTAGAGAACCCCCTGCCAAACTGCTAGCGGTATCTAATTTGGTATGGAGACAGATGTAGCCGCTCCGTTACCTGATCTTTGTCCTGACCGCCTCGGGGGAGTTCTATGACAAAAGTGGGTGAGCTTGAGCGGCGCCGCCGTGTTGTGCGGTTCTGTGTGTTGCGTCACCAATATGCAATTCTGAACGATTCCATTTGACTTGGTAGTCGGGgtgaggggtgggggtggatcAAATCTATCCACCAAAAAACTGAGTGCGGGTTTGCCTTAATAAAGATATCCTAACGATTCAGAGAAACTGAAAGGATAGGAAAACGGAGTTTTGACTAATTTTACTTGAACAATGGGAAAATGTAAAGTAACGTTAGAGGCTGACCAAGGTCTTTGGGCTAAAAAGGTAAAACGGATATTAGTTTCTTCCAAGTCACGTTTCATTCAGACTATTGGATAGGTTCACTTTCCAATCTGGACAGGACACGTAACCACAACACAAATGGTACAATGTAGTTTGGTCCTGCAATTGATGGTGAAGATTTCTAGaagtttaacgttacattttgtcCATTAAACGAATGTGTCATCCAGCTTTCTTCTGATATCACAGTACATTGGATAGGAGGCCGGGTCTCCACGTCTCAGATCAGACCAGTTTGGGCTGGAAATATCTTACAGTACTatacatggcaagaaattggacattaagaaacatggggcatttccaaacctaacagaagacctaacgtagaatgatattgcacccaagggaattcaccgatttttgcaacacaatccaccttacatgccaatcaggtacttgaatttcatgttgtctgggctgggacagtatacacattttccatcaaccctTCGTCCAAAACCTTCCACAGCCTCGCCATCCTGACACAAGAGGGACACCGAGTCTCAAGCAAACCTTACATAACGGCATTAGCACGGGTGGTCCTTCTTAACAAGACACAAGACACGCGCAACCAAGTTTTTCCACCTTACGttacgagctgcgattttttcgtcaacccttacgttacggaagcctgtccgctatctcgggctgcgattttttcgtcaacccttacgttacggaagcctgtccgctatatctagctgcgattttttttgtcaacccttacgttacggaagcctgtccgctatctcgagctgcgatttttttgtcaacccttacgttacggaagcctgtccgctatctcgagctgcgatgttttcgtcaacccttacgttacggaagcctgtccgctatctcgagctgcgattttttagtcaacccttacgttacggaaaccagttcaagccagttgcgtgtccgctatctcgagctgcgatcttttcgtcaaacgttacggaagtggtcaattatgtCCAGGTCCTGTGTGGCCCGttgacggaagtggtcaattatacgcaaaatccaaacactcagggccccaacgaatatcgaaacagtctatataaagacacgaaaatatgaaaaaatggagcGTTTAATACCAGTCCTATGATCTTTTAAACCGAACGTTTTTAGGTGGAGACACAGCCCGGTGTGATTCTTTTAGTTCATGTTTACCAGAGTCGTTGGAGAATGCCCCACTGAATGACCAGCAGCATGCACGCCTGGCTTGGCACGTGTTGAGCAAATGTGCTTCCAAGTGTCAACTCGAAGGTCATACTACACATTTTACCAGAGAAACATTTTTTcgaaatgttttagattaggctatatgtaatgttttttaCGAGAACTTTGCTTAACAGAAGCTCGGTGACAGCTTGTGTACTGATGACTGCTAAATTCTCCCAACCGCCGGATTTTTCCAGCTGTGGGCTCGCCGGCCTCACATTTCTTCCCCTTTACAGCGTTCTTTAGAAGAAAATCATGTAAGCTCCCAAAGTTCTgcacaacattttgaatgtcGGAATATTAGTTCTGACCTTCTgatggccaaaaatcactacCTAACAAATGAAGTCGATTTTGgtggtcattttcaaaatcgtcAACCTCACACACTAAACAGCACCAAACTGGGTGCAACGCAGACGTGATAACGCCAGAGGGGACGTCACTTTATACAACTTGGAACGCCGTGGTAGCAAAAGTTCCACTCTTGTTGTAGCAAAATTTCCACTCTTGTTCATATTTGATGCACGGCATTGAACCGGAAAACATAATCATCATCGTACACTGGGCTCCTTGAAAACTAACTTCAATGAGCGTGATGTGTAGTATGACCTTCGAGTTTACACTTGGAAGCACATTTGCTCAACACGTGCCAAGCCAGGCGTGCATGTGTTCCAGGAATGAGTGTACCCCAGGAAAATCGGTCCCTTTTACACggtgggcgtggcctaaaaagTACGAAGGCCCACAGCAACATTTAAGCACACAGCCGGGATTCTCTGCCCCCTATTGAAttaatgtataacagatgaatagggacacattttcccggggtTTAAgccgggattttctgtcccctcactaaATGTATTACAAGAATGGGGTCATATTTTCCcgttttgttttttaaagacATATCTCGTAATACAACGTTTAAGAAAATGAACGTTAAGTGAACAAGAAGGCTCATTAGTTCGACATTTGTAGGGATTCCATGTTAACATATCCCAAAGGTGTCCATCAGCTACAAGTCAACTAGTCTCACTGTAGTAAAATTTGAAACCTGTTTCTCGACTTGAAACTACAACTCTTGACATTAATTTCAATGTTTCTAAATCAAATAAATATGACTTTTTGGCGAT is a genomic window containing:
- the LOC118412727 gene encoding uncharacterized protein LOC118412727 produces the protein MSIRNKVGTAAAIMAMALAFGNTEDAPAALNIALAACAAGEVPDGLGNCVACDTCTKYPDSPYCALCGTPGKGSKTPDQWKIGVGVGVPVLVLSMLAAVLLYKLWYRRRHDEEQHRDQENQGGLVQIPVPPAPVDDEVVQAPAGPAVTVEAEQESGQDRTEPTSIAIQVQEDAGSEDFATETAPSTGQQQPSDEQWPLISDDEDAATVPK